The following are from one region of the Erythrobacteraceae bacterium WH01K genome:
- a CDS encoding tyrosine-type recombinase/integrase, with translation MLILTPVRAARIVMPNGERTWTVLDVEGDVVDSIRQWIIHLEETNASPNTTTAYLRHVVDFANYLGVNDASLHHPTVALYDRFLAWRSSSRKGDLPSPKLIQLNTMGAEKLSPSTRNQIHLAIKSFYRFLFGSDGFEIATREVSKTYDGDRTRKGFLEHINVRRHVRKKDRYSSGDLGKVRKRVLAKSLSPEEVLKLIEASRLIRDAFLIVLLYNTGMRIGEALGLRIGDIDLSEKVIWIIPRDDNTNSARAKSRQTRGVPVHDYVLNMYIDYLTSEEYEPAFEGGSEYVFANVKKGRLGDAMSLSYVQKLKSLLMKRKNISFHWHMFRHSHASEAIADGYSILEVADRLGHVDPQTTAQFYQHLFSSEIRKLYLTGPEKVQERIEQLRDAELVGKDIRWA, from the coding sequence ATGCTAATTCTCACGCCCGTTCGAGCTGCCCGGATCGTGATGCCAAATGGCGAACGGACATGGACCGTACTGGATGTGGAAGGTGACGTTGTCGACAGCATAAGGCAATGGATCATTCACCTGGAGGAAACCAACGCTTCACCTAACACCACAACCGCATACCTCCGGCACGTGGTCGATTTTGCCAATTACCTCGGGGTCAACGATGCAAGCCTGCATCATCCTACAGTTGCACTCTATGACCGATTCTTAGCTTGGCGTAGCTCAAGCCGAAAGGGAGACCTGCCGAGCCCGAAGCTCATTCAACTGAACACCATGGGCGCAGAGAAGCTGTCCCCCTCGACCCGCAACCAGATTCACCTCGCCATCAAGTCCTTCTACCGGTTTCTTTTCGGATCTGATGGCTTTGAGATAGCCACTCGCGAAGTTTCAAAAACTTACGATGGGGATCGGACACGCAAAGGTTTCTTGGAGCATATCAATGTAAGGCGGCATGTCAGAAAGAAAGACCGCTATAGTTCTGGCGACTTGGGTAAAGTCCGTAAACGGGTCCTGGCAAAGAGCTTGAGCCCTGAAGAGGTCCTCAAGCTCATTGAGGCTAGCAGGCTGATTCGTGACGCCTTTCTAATCGTGCTTTTGTACAATACCGGGATGCGTATTGGTGAAGCGCTCGGCCTTCGCATCGGCGACATAGACCTCTCCGAAAAAGTGATTTGGATCATACCGCGGGACGACAACACCAACAGTGCGCGCGCGAAATCCCGTCAAACACGCGGCGTCCCAGTGCATGATTATGTCCTCAACATGTATATCGATTACCTAACAAGCGAGGAATACGAGCCCGCGTTTGAAGGCGGGTCGGAATATGTATTCGCGAACGTCAAGAAAGGGCGCTTGGGAGATGCAATGAGCTTGTCATATGTTCAGAAATTGAAGTCCCTTCTTATGAAGAGGAAAAACATTTCATTTCATTGGCACATGTTTCGACATAGTCATGCTTCTGAAGCGATAGCAGATGGCTATAGTATTTTGGAAGTGGCGGATCGACTTGGGCACGTAGACCCTCAAACGACCGCTCAATTCTATCAGCACCTATTCTCGTCCGAGATCCGAAAACTCTATCTAACGGGTCCTGAAAAAGTGCAGGAAAGGATTGAACAACTACGCGATGCAGAACTTGTAGGAAAGGATATTCGGTGGGCGTGA
- a CDS encoding HU family DNA-binding protein: MNMGDLVKTVAKETDVSEGKAKDIAISIFNAIGDAAAKGEDVAIPQFGKFTVKDRPAREGRNPSTGEKMQIKASRAVSFKAAKGLKDKM, from the coding sequence ATGAATATGGGCGACTTGGTTAAGACCGTGGCGAAAGAAACCGATGTCTCGGAGGGCAAGGCGAAGGACATCGCAATCAGCATCTTCAACGCGATCGGAGATGCCGCTGCGAAAGGGGAGGACGTAGCGATCCCCCAATTCGGAAAGTTCACGGTAAAGGATCGCCCCGCGCGCGAAGGACGTAATCCCTCGACCGGTGAGAAGATGCAGATCAAGGCGTCTCGGGCCGTGTCGTTTAAGGCTGCAAAGGGTCTGAAGGACAAGATGTGA
- a CDS encoding WGR domain-containing protein, with product MPLTDLAARSSIHLYAIDPARNCDRRYQIERSSDLFGEQIIELSWGRAGRRGQGKRLSAPSEEEAILLVRRVPNATRQRIGSAPLIGHRHVSTIYLLRMIIRIM from the coding sequence ATGCCGCTGACCGACCTTGCCGCACGGTCCTCCATTCATCTTTACGCGATCGACCCCGCACGTAACTGCGATCGTCGCTATCAGATCGAGCGCAGTTCGGACCTATTCGGCGAGCAGATCATCGAGCTAAGCTGGGGGCGCGCCGGCCGCCGGGGACAAGGCAAACGATTATCCGCGCCTTCCGAGGAGGAAGCCATCCTTCTGGTGCGAAGAGTGCCAAACGCAACACGGCAACGGATCGGATCGGCACCGCTTATCGGCCACAGGCACGTATCCACAATCTATCTTCTCAGAATGATAATAAGAATTATGTAA